In Rubrobacter calidifluminis, the following proteins share a genomic window:
- a CDS encoding alpha-ketoacid dehydrogenase subunit beta, which yields MTTAERTRERRLTTARAMVEGIAQEMRRNEEVFVMGEDVGAYGGIFGTTTGLLDEFGPERVMDTPISETGFIGAGIGAAIEGMRPIVELMFVDFFGVCMDQIYNHMAKIHYESGGNVRVPMVLMTSVGGGYSDGAQHSQCLWATFAHLPGMKIVVPSNPRDAKGLMISAIRDDNPVVYMTHKGIMGLAWMAKNARSVGPVPEEEYEVPIGKASVAREGTDATVVTLSLSVHHALDVAERLSGEGIELEVLDLRSLVPLDREAILESVGKTGRVLVVDEDYRSFGLSGEIAATIVEEDPAMLKAPLARVAVPDVPIPYARPLERAVLPTPERIEEAARGLVGA from the coding sequence ATGACGACCGCAGAGAGGACCCGCGAGAGGCGGTTAACCACCGCGCGGGCGATGGTCGAGGGCATCGCGCAGGAGATGCGCCGCAACGAAGAGGTCTTCGTCATGGGAGAAGACGTCGGCGCCTACGGCGGCATCTTCGGCACCACCACCGGGCTCCTCGATGAGTTCGGTCCCGAGCGGGTGATGGACACCCCGATCAGCGAGACCGGGTTCATCGGCGCCGGGATCGGGGCCGCCATCGAAGGGATGCGCCCCATCGTCGAGCTGATGTTCGTCGACTTCTTCGGCGTGTGCATGGACCAGATCTACAACCACATGGCCAAGATCCACTACGAGTCCGGCGGCAACGTCAGGGTGCCGATGGTCCTGATGACCTCGGTCGGCGGTGGCTACTCCGACGGGGCCCAGCACTCGCAATGCCTGTGGGCCACCTTCGCCCACCTGCCGGGGATGAAGATCGTCGTCCCCTCCAACCCGCGCGACGCCAAGGGGCTCATGATCTCCGCGATCCGGGACGACAACCCCGTCGTCTACATGACCCACAAGGGCATCATGGGCCTGGCCTGGATGGCCAAGAACGCCCGCTCGGTCGGCCCGGTACCCGAAGAGGAGTACGAGGTCCCGATAGGCAAGGCGAGCGTGGCCCGCGAGGGCACCGACGCCACCGTCGTGACCCTCTCGCTCTCGGTCCACCACGCGCTCGACGTGGCCGAGCGGCTCTCGGGAGAGGGCATCGAGCTGGAGGTCCTCGACCTGAGGAGCCTGGTCCCGCTCGACCGGGAGGCGATCCTGGAGTCGGTCGGCAAGACCGGCAGGGTGCTCGTCGTCGACGAGGACTACCGATCCTTCGGTCTCTCCGGCGAGATCGCCGCGACGATCGTCGAGGAGGACCCCGCGATGCTCAAGGCCCCGCTCGCGCGCGTCGCGGTACCGGATGTCCCGATCCCGTACGCGAGGCCGCTCGAACGGGCGGTCCTGCCCACCCCCGAGCGGATAGAGGAGGCAGCGCGCGGGCTGGTGGGCGCTTGA
- a CDS encoding lipoyl domain-containing protein, which yields MIEVRFPLLNESEPDAEGVLATWFVGDGEEVGEGQLLCEVQVEKTSEDVHAEGAGTIRLAVSEGEVVRQGEVIARIE from the coding sequence TTGATCGAGGTCCGCTTCCCTCTCCTCAACGAGAGCGAGCCCGACGCCGAGGGGGTGCTCGCCACCTGGTTCGTCGGCGACGGCGAAGAGGTCGGGGAGGGTCAGCTTCTGTGCGAGGTCCAGGTGGAGAAGACCTCCGAGGACGTCCACGCGGAGGGGGCGGGCACCATCCGGCTCGCGGTCTCCGAGGGAGAGGTGGTCCGTCAGGGAGAGGTGATCGCCCGCATAGAGTAG
- a CDS encoding sigma-70 family RNA polymerase sigma factor, protein MTLIEQDVTEGHLEATEKESGVPSLLEGYMEKISRLPLLTHQEEVDLSRRAGGGDAEARAELIERNLRLVVSVAKRYRGMGLPFEDLIQEGNIGLMKAVERFDPERGYRFSTYATWWIRQAVGRAISDKGRVVRIPVQMGEKIRKAIRAREELSFELGREPREAEIAERLGWSVEEVVFALSASPEVTSFDRPLSEDDPGAVAGDFVEDEESSDVPGIAMSRVESLWLKGALRRMPENLHYVLVRRYGIDGREPATLTELARELGLSRERVRQLQTQAERSLRVASRRMTRRPLVPAS, encoded by the coding sequence ATGACTCTTATCGAGCAGGATGTGACGGAGGGACATCTGGAGGCGACCGAGAAGGAGAGTGGTGTCCCTTCTCTACTGGAGGGTTACATGGAGAAGATCAGCCGCCTGCCCCTTCTGACCCACCAGGAGGAGGTCGACCTCTCCCGTCGGGCGGGAGGCGGAGATGCGGAGGCGCGCGCGGAGCTGATAGAGCGCAACCTCAGGCTTGTGGTCTCGGTGGCCAAGAGGTACCGGGGGATGGGGCTGCCGTTCGAGGACCTCATCCAGGAGGGCAACATCGGGCTGATGAAGGCGGTCGAGAGGTTCGACCCCGAGCGGGGCTACCGCTTCTCGACGTACGCCACCTGGTGGATCCGGCAGGCGGTCGGGCGGGCGATCTCGGACAAAGGCCGGGTCGTGAGGATCCCGGTGCAGATGGGGGAGAAGATCCGCAAGGCGATCCGGGCCCGCGAGGAGCTCTCCTTCGAGCTCGGGCGTGAACCGCGGGAGGCGGAGATCGCCGAGAGGCTCGGGTGGAGCGTGGAGGAGGTCGTCTTCGCACTGAGCGCCTCCCCCGAGGTGACGAGCTTCGACCGGCCTCTCTCGGAGGATGACCCGGGGGCCGTCGCGGGCGACTTCGTCGAGGATGAGGAGAGCTCCGATGTTCCCGGCATCGCCATGAGCAGGGTGGAGAGCCTCTGGCTCAAGGGGGCGCTGCGCCGGATGCCGGAGAACCTGCACTATGTTTTGGTCAGGAGGTACGGTATCGACGGCCGGGAGCCGGCGACGCTCACCGAACTCGCCCGCGAGCTCGGCCTCTCCCGCGAGCGGGTGCGCCAGCTGCAGACCCAGGCGGAGAGGTCGTTGAGGGTGGCGAGCCGACGGATGACCCGGCGGCCTCTGGTCCCTGCATCCTGA
- a CDS encoding acetate uptake transporter family protein: MSNGISPARTFLQPIAAPSIVGLFGFAVSTFMVAANLAGWYGSSSEPVFLFPLAFAFGGIAQFAAGMWSFKARDAVAAGIHSTWGAFWIGYGILWYMVARGMVSTGRAFDLGLGYWFIGLTAVTFLGAMIIGTDNIALSAVLNTLWLGAGALAVGLLTATHFWVVIAGYLLILSAIAAWYTGGALMAAGMGKPMFPMGLSRREREKAGFSAGFGEPGVKRGQ; the protein is encoded by the coding sequence GTGTCCAACGGGATCTCGCCGGCCCGCACGTTTTTGCAGCCGATAGCCGCCCCTTCGATAGTCGGGCTCTTCGGCTTCGCCGTCTCGACCTTCATGGTCGCGGCGAACCTGGCCGGGTGGTACGGCAGCTCCTCCGAGCCGGTGTTCCTGTTCCCGCTCGCGTTCGCCTTCGGCGGGATAGCGCAGTTCGCCGCCGGGATGTGGTCCTTCAAGGCGCGGGATGCGGTGGCGGCCGGGATCCACTCGACGTGGGGTGCGTTCTGGATCGGCTACGGCATCCTCTGGTACATGGTGGCGAGGGGGATGGTCAGTACCGGCAGGGCCTTCGACCTGGGTCTCGGGTACTGGTTCATCGGGCTGACCGCCGTGACGTTCCTGGGCGCCATGATCATCGGCACCGACAACATCGCCCTGTCGGCGGTGCTAAACACGCTGTGGCTCGGCGCCGGCGCGCTCGCCGTGGGACTCCTCACCGCGACCCACTTCTGGGTGGTGATCGCCGGGTATCTGCTGATCCTCTCGGCCATAGCCGCCTGGTACACGGGCGGCGCGCTGATGGCCGCCGGGATGGGCAAGCCGATGTTCCCGATGGGGCTGAGCCGGCGCGAGCGGGAGAAGGCCGGGTTCAGCGCGGGCTTCGGCGAGCCCGGCGTCAAGCGCGGGCAGTAG
- a CDS encoding response regulator transcription factor produces the protein MPRILVVEDDPAVSRVVEYALEGEGMEVEAASSGGEATELLEGERPFDLVILDWMLPDTDGLTLCRMIRSSGSGVENVPIIMLTVRDDETSIVVGLEIGADDYVTKPFSPRELASRVRAHLRRRRARSAPQSETLKFDGLEIDLARRRVFRGEEPIRLTNREFEILAFLASRPGEVCDRERILRHIWGGSFYGEPRVVDVHVQHIRHKIEPDPENPRYIQTVFGVGYRFTER, from the coding sequence ATGCCAAGGATACTGGTGGTAGAGGACGACCCGGCGGTGAGCAGGGTCGTCGAGTACGCGCTCGAAGGCGAGGGGATGGAGGTCGAGGCGGCCTCCAGCGGCGGGGAGGCCACCGAGCTTCTGGAGGGCGAGAGGCCCTTTGATCTTGTGATCCTGGACTGGATGCTCCCGGACACCGACGGGCTCACGCTGTGCCGCATGATACGCTCGAGCGGCTCCGGGGTGGAGAACGTCCCGATCATCATGCTCACCGTCCGAGACGACGAGACCAGCATCGTCGTCGGGCTCGAGATTGGGGCCGACGACTACGTCACCAAACCCTTCAGCCCGCGCGAGCTCGCGAGCCGGGTAAGGGCGCACCTCAGGCGCCGGCGGGCCAGGTCTGCACCCCAGAGCGAGACGCTGAAGTTCGACGGGCTCGAGATAGATCTGGCCCGGCGCAGGGTGTTCCGCGGGGAGGAGCCGATCCGGCTTACCAACCGCGAGTTCGAGATACTCGCCTTCCTCGCCTCCCGCCCTGGAGAGGTGTGCGACCGGGAGCGTATCCTGAGGCACATCTGGGGAGGGAGCTTCTACGGCGAACCCCGGGTGGTCGACGTTCACGTCCAGCACATCCGGCACAAGATAGAGCCCGACCCCGAGAATCCCCGCTACATACAGACGGTGTTCGGGGTCGGGTACAGGTTCACCGAGCGGTGA
- a CDS encoding sensor histidine kinase has translation MAFRRLFGSLGEALGGVLPARSRRLLEEKEETLEVILENMGEGVLATDLKCRVMFVNPAACSILGMDEDALLGRAVPNPFEDFDLGRAVERCARTLRCEGGYARAGDTAVQIRLNHLPKFDDHRGGVLVLMRDLSQEQRLEANQQRFLANAAHELKTPITAILGATELLLTGGQEAGRRRRLLEDVRAEAIRMQRLSETLLRLARIGAERRDPEIRRTDLPEVAGRAIDRMEPIAQSASVELRLEIHDRRSVLADPEQLEQALLVLLNNAVKHSPEGRRVLVRVGGGRVAVEDEGEGISPEELPRIFERFYKSPGSGGFGLGLSICRDLVEGMGGTVRVSSREGEGSTFEIELEETD, from the coding sequence TTGGCTTTCCGGAGGCTTTTCGGGTCTTTGGGGGAGGCCCTGGGAGGCGTGCTGCCGGCCCGTTCCCGGAGACTGCTTGAGGAGAAAGAGGAGACCCTCGAGGTCATCCTGGAGAACATGGGGGAGGGGGTCCTCGCCACCGACCTCAAGTGCCGGGTGATGTTCGTCAACCCCGCAGCTTGCAGCATCCTCGGCATGGACGAGGACGCGCTGCTCGGCCGGGCCGTTCCCAACCCCTTCGAGGACTTCGACCTCGGGCGAGCCGTCGAGCGCTGCGCCCGCACCCTCCGATGCGAGGGCGGCTACGCGCGCGCCGGGGATACGGCGGTGCAGATCAGGCTCAACCACCTTCCGAAGTTCGACGACCACCGGGGAGGGGTGCTGGTCCTTATGCGAGACCTCTCACAGGAGCAGCGCCTGGAGGCAAATCAGCAGCGGTTCTTGGCCAACGCAGCGCACGAGCTGAAGACGCCGATCACTGCGATCCTCGGCGCGACCGAGCTCCTCCTCACCGGCGGGCAGGAGGCCGGGCGCCGGCGGCGGCTGCTCGAGGACGTGCGGGCGGAGGCCATCAGGATGCAGCGCCTCTCGGAGACCCTGTTGCGCCTCGCCCGCATCGGGGCCGAAAGGAGGGACCCTGAGATACGTCGGACCGACCTCCCGGAGGTGGCCGGGAGGGCCATAGACAGGATGGAGCCCATCGCGCAGAGCGCTTCGGTCGAGCTCCGCCTCGAGATCCACGACCGGAGGTCGGTCCTCGCGGACCCGGAGCAGCTGGAGCAGGCGCTCCTGGTTTTGCTGAACAACGCCGTAAAGCACTCCCCAGAGGGACGGCGGGTCCTGGTGCGAGTCGGCGGGGGGCGGGTGGCCGTCGAGGACGAGGGGGAGGGGATAAGCCCCGAGGAGCTACCCCGCATATTCGAGCGGTTCTACAAGAGCCCCGGATCGGGCGGATTCGGGCTCGGGCTCTCCATCTGCCGGGACCTCGTCGAGGGGATGGGGGGGACCGTGCGGGTCAGCTCCCGCGAGGGCGAGGGTTCCACCTTCGAGATAGAGCTCGAGGAGACAGATTAG
- a CDS encoding undecaprenyl-diphosphatase yields MDYRVEHLINAPAGHHPLLDAVMVRAAGWAVGIFVGLIVLWFLIGWVRGLERERRGAITALIGAGVALLANVVISHLWYRPRPFVSHPLSVHLLTHHPADASFPSDHASAAFAISFVLLAFHRRLGVLALLYAALMSYARVYVGEHYPGDIAGGFVVGTVVATVLVLWLEPAMRALSRLADRMILALHLPLPQGSRRTGRQRASLR; encoded by the coding sequence TTGGACTATCGTGTGGAGCATCTGATCAACGCACCGGCCGGGCATCATCCGCTGCTCGACGCCGTGATGGTACGCGCCGCGGGATGGGCCGTCGGGATATTCGTCGGCCTGATCGTCTTGTGGTTTCTGATCGGCTGGGTGAGGGGGCTCGAACGTGAGCGCCGCGGCGCGATAACCGCGCTCATCGGGGCCGGGGTTGCGCTGCTGGCCAACGTGGTCATAAGCCACTTGTGGTACAGGCCGCGGCCGTTCGTGAGCCATCCGCTCTCCGTTCACCTCCTGACCCACCATCCGGCCGATGCTTCGTTTCCCAGCGACCATGCCTCGGCGGCTTTCGCGATCTCGTTCGTGCTCCTCGCCTTCCATCGCCGGCTGGGCGTTCTCGCGCTCCTCTACGCCGCCCTGATGAGCTACGCCCGCGTCTACGTGGGGGAGCACTACCCGGGGGACATCGCCGGCGGGTTCGTGGTGGGAACGGTCGTCGCCACGGTGCTCGTCCTCTGGCTCGAGCCCGCGATGCGGGCGCTGAGCCGCCTGGCCGACAGGATGATACTTGCCCTCCACCTCCCGCTCCCCCAGGGAAGTCGCCGTACGGGAAGGCAGCGCGCCTCTCTGCGCTGA
- a CDS encoding MGDG synthase family glycosyltransferase, with product MNLYLLLALSAAVLLVGLRPPRARTVREPVAGRVLVLSASVGGGHDAAARALGGRLEESGLVVTVEDGLRAMSPALEILLRRGYMKQARGGGRLLAFIFGLTSRRVCVSVVRTLCGLLYAGRLRRLLLFHRPEMVISTYPLVTQALGRLRRRNLIPPVIAAIADYGVHPLWVHPDADLHLVVSEHSAGLVRQAGGRAEVVRFPVRPDLHQNLDRREVRKTLKLPQESRLALIVGGAWGIGDLETAARCVAGSGVHTVVVTGKNTALKERLGWAFSGRRDVTVFGWRDDMPLLMAASDVLVQNAGGMTCLEAREAGLPIVMFDPVPGHGEFNALAMERAGAALWPRTAEELVSILESGTYSELRAPESSRATDSAEALREIPRERPLPAAGSTPLRPVLAPLFALGMLVWLVFASPGAALAVETLHLKIPGYDPPPGKMALGIETSSPATARAAESFARRHGLPLTIFVRGEAGEGLVPARGVSFGLVARRGEGIPSPWRSRAALKRKAEKLRRERDIRVRYLLPVPRTNLASLATAPRGMRPVAPEKPGMVGNGLVVIDASGTSPGAARGALRDAMAQAKAKGLGCVPLGKL from the coding sequence ATGAATCTCTATCTCCTCCTCGCGCTGTCCGCCGCCGTCCTCCTCGTTGGGCTCCGACCGCCGCGCGCCCGAACGGTCCGGGAGCCGGTGGCGGGGCGGGTGCTCGTGCTCAGCGCCTCGGTCGGCGGGGGGCACGATGCGGCGGCCCGCGCGCTGGGCGGGAGGCTGGAGGAATCCGGGCTCGTGGTGACGGTGGAGGATGGTCTGCGGGCGATGAGTCCTGCGCTCGAGATCCTTCTGCGGCGCGGGTACATGAAACAGGCCCGGGGCGGCGGCCGGTTGCTGGCGTTCATCTTCGGCCTCACCTCACGGCGGGTCTGCGTCTCGGTGGTCCGGACGCTGTGCGGGCTGCTCTACGCCGGCCGGCTGCGGCGCCTCCTCCTCTTCCACCGACCCGAGATGGTGATCTCCACCTACCCGCTCGTCACCCAGGCCCTGGGGAGGCTGCGCCGCCGGAACCTCATCCCCCCGGTGATCGCGGCCATCGCGGACTACGGCGTACACCCGCTCTGGGTGCACCCGGACGCGGACCTGCACCTGGTCGTCTCGGAGCACTCGGCCGGGCTCGTCCGGCAAGCCGGGGGCCGGGCGGAGGTGGTACGTTTCCCGGTGAGACCAGATCTTCACCAGAACCTCGACCGGAGGGAGGTCCGGAAGACGCTGAAACTCCCCCAGGAGAGCAGGCTGGCGCTGATCGTCGGTGGAGCGTGGGGGATAGGGGACCTGGAGACCGCCGCCCGGTGTGTCGCCGGGAGCGGGGTCCACACCGTGGTGGTGACCGGCAAGAACACCGCCCTCAAAGAGCGGCTCGGGTGGGCATTCTCCGGCCGGCGGGACGTCACGGTCTTCGGCTGGCGCGATGACATGCCCCTGCTCATGGCCGCCTCGGACGTCCTGGTGCAGAACGCCGGAGGCATGACCTGCCTGGAGGCGCGGGAAGCCGGGCTCCCGATAGTGATGTTCGACCCGGTGCCCGGCCACGGCGAGTTCAACGCGCTCGCGATGGAGCGGGCCGGAGCCGCCCTCTGGCCCCGCACGGCCGAAGAGCTCGTCTCGATCCTCGAGAGCGGCACCTACAGCGAGCTCCGGGCACCGGAATCCTCCAGAGCCACGGATTCGGCAGAGGCCCTCCGCGAAATCCCCCGGGAGCGCCCACTCCCCGCCGCCGGCTCCACGCCCCTGCGCCCGGTGCTCGCCCCCCTCTTCGCGCTCGGGATGCTCGTCTGGCTCGTCTTCGCCTCCCCCGGCGCGGCGCTCGCCGTCGAGACGCTGCACCTGAAGATACCGGGGTACGACCCGCCCCCCGGCAAGATGGCCCTCGGGATAGAGACCTCGAGCCCGGCCACCGCGAGAGCCGCAGAGAGCTTCGCCCGGCGGCACGGTCTCCCGCTCACCATCTTCGTGCGAGGAGAAGCCGGGGAGGGCCTCGTCCCGGCGCGCGGGGTGAGCTTCGGGCTCGTCGCCCGGAGGGGGGAGGGGATCCCCTCCCCCTGGCGCAGCCGGGCGGCGCTGAAGCGCAAGGCGGAGAAGCTCCGCCGCGAGCGGGACATCCGGGTGCGCTATCTCCTCCCCGTCCCCAGGACGAACCTGGCCTCGCTCGCCACCGCCCCGCGGGGGATGCGGCCCGTGGCCCCGGAGAAGCCGGGCATGGTGGGCAACGGTCTCGTCGTGATAGACGCCTCGGGGACGAGCCCCGGGGCGGCGAGGGGGGCGCTGCGGGACGCGATGGCGCAGGCGAAGGCGAAAGGTCTCGGGTGCGTGCCGCTCGGAAAGCTGTAG
- a CDS encoding polysaccharide deacetylase family protein — protein MRAARKAVGAGLALAAAYAAPAAFRLPPAGVLFRPLTRVEGNRVALTFDDGPAHSTERFLEVLQEHGVRATFFVVGEQVEANPGILEEIASCGHEIGLHCHRHRNHLRLGPKATLEDLRRGAGIIEESLGRRVALYRPPYGVFNAASWSWCGRRGYRRVLWSRWGKDWEEGATPSSVLRNLGSPEAGEIVLLHDADRYSAPGSWRNTLAALPELLEQLSERGIGAGPVGRSG, from the coding sequence GTGCGTGCCGCTCGGAAAGCTGTAGGGGCCGGGCTGGCACTCGCCGCGGCCTACGCCGCCCCGGCAGCCTTCCGGCTTCCACCGGCCGGGGTCCTCTTCCGACCCCTGACCCGGGTGGAGGGGAACCGCGTGGCGCTGACCTTCGACGACGGTCCGGCTCACTCCACGGAACGCTTCCTGGAAGTCCTGCAGGAGCACGGGGTGCGGGCCACGTTCTTCGTCGTCGGAGAGCAGGTCGAAGCCAACCCGGGCATCCTCGAGGAGATCGCTTCCTGCGGGCACGAGATCGGACTGCACTGCCACCGGCACCGCAACCACCTGCGCCTGGGTCCGAAGGCGACGCTCGAGGACCTGCGAAGGGGAGCCGGGATCATCGAAGAGAGCCTCGGCCGGCGGGTCGCACTCTACCGTCCACCCTACGGGGTCTTCAACGCCGCCTCGTGGTCGTGGTGCGGCAGGAGGGGTTACCGCCGGGTGCTCTGGTCGCGCTGGGGGAAGGACTGGGAAGAGGGAGCCACGCCGTCGAGCGTGCTGCGCAACCTCGGATCTCCGGAAGCAGGAGAGATCGTGCTGCTGCACGACGCCGACCGCTACTCCGCGCCAGGCTCCTGGCGCAACACGCTGGCCGCGCTGCCGGAACTCCTGGAGCAGCTCTCCGAGAGAGGCATCGGGGCGGGGCCGGTGGGGAGGTCGGGCTAG
- a CDS encoding GtrA family protein, translating to MRREFFASYARFSLVGLSNGVVDYGALNLLMLLFPTRHPVLLASYNVVALILANANSYVWNSRWTFRGRSDRSPRELLLFSSQAALNILVAGGVIWGVSSLLFAYTNLPSLVVGDAAKVTSSVVATTLSFLVLRYVVFRERPRGERMPGLREATTPPCRSSR from the coding sequence ATGAGAAGAGAGTTCTTCGCCAGCTACGCCCGGTTCTCGCTCGTCGGGCTCTCCAACGGCGTCGTGGACTACGGAGCGCTGAACCTGCTCATGCTCCTCTTTCCCACCCGCCACCCGGTCCTGCTCGCCTCCTACAACGTCGTCGCGCTCATCCTGGCCAACGCGAACAGCTACGTCTGGAACAGCCGCTGGACCTTCCGGGGCCGCAGCGACCGCTCCCCGAGAGAGCTCCTGCTCTTCTCCAGTCAGGCCGCCCTGAACATCCTGGTGGCGGGCGGCGTGATCTGGGGCGTCTCCTCGCTGCTCTTCGCGTACACCAACCTGCCCTCCCTCGTCGTCGGCGACGCGGCGAAGGTCACCTCGAGCGTGGTCGCGACGACCCTGAGCTTTCTCGTGCTGCGCTACGTGGTCTTCCGGGAGCGCCCGCGGGGCGAACGGATGCCGGGCCTGCGGGAAGCCACCACGCCACCCTGCCGGAGCTCCCGCTAG